In Helianthus annuus cultivar XRQ/B chromosome 9, HanXRQr2.0-SUNRISE, whole genome shotgun sequence, the following are encoded in one genomic region:
- the LOC110877023 gene encoding uncharacterized protein LOC110877023: protein MSGNDPYGNSWADQWDHNPDPMPVSTKKTGGGIGKKVGDGFRKTKVVAATGAKKVKQGTSVGLRWIKDKYHKTTQKH, encoded by the coding sequence ATGTCAGGAAACGATCCGTATGGCAATTCATGGGCCGATCAGTGGGACCACAATCCAGATCCGATGCCGGTGTCTACGAAGAAAACAGGCGGAGGGATTGGGAAGAAGGTTGGAGATGGGTTCAGGAAGACAAAAGTGGTGGCTGCCACCGGCGCTAAGAAGGTCAAACAAGGCACTTCTGTAGGTCTTCGTTGGATTAAAGACAAGTATCATAAAACCACACAAAAACACTGA